A region from the Gossypium hirsutum isolate 1008001.06 chromosome A08, Gossypium_hirsutum_v2.1, whole genome shotgun sequence genome encodes:
- the LOC107909228 gene encoding potassium channel AKT1 isoform X2 yields MDNLRNKGMFRVSSVCGQQEEEVEPKESSHYSSSTGILPSLGARSNRRVKLRRFIVSPYDRRYRMVGPGCFLTLYPQYHPNLLGRSPLSHYVHMAYSTCFAFGVSAELVPCFRDWRKTRTTTTFGLGARNSLRYAIYRSLRRCFIYLIAAQYHDLGRTWIGAVLGDNFTEQSLLSRYVTSIYWSITTLTTVGYGDIHPVNTGEMAFDVLYMLLNLGLIAYLIGNMTNLVVHRTSRTRLFRDTIQAASSFSVRNQLPVRLQDQMLAHLCLKFRTDSEGLQQQETLDSLPKAIRSSISHYLFYSLVDNVFLFRGVSTDLLFQVSEMKAEYFPPKEDVILQNEAPTDFYILVTGAVDLLVLKNGVEQVVGEAKEGDIFGEIGVLCYRPQLFTVRTKRLCQLLRLNRTTFLNIIQANVGDGTIIMNNLLQHLKDTDNPIMQGILKETENMLARGRMDLPLNLCFATLRRDDSLLHRLLKRGLDPNESDNNGRTALHIAASKGSENCILLLLYYGADPNYKDSEGIVPLWEALLGGHNKVAKLLKENGANINAGDVGHYACTAAEQNNLTLLKQIIYYGGDVTCPSHNGHTALHAAVCEGNIEIVKFLVEQGADINKPDVHHWTPSELAEQQGHEEIKAIFESSKELETKTDQSSMFVPEKQFLGRFTSEPVIRPAPIDTSDGSCSQSRPRRRTNNFHNSLFGIMSAARNGEKGLLLSVNRNKGVTDSIVTSARVVISCPEIGHVHGKLIVLPGTFKEFIEIGAKKFGIFGAKVVTKEGVEIDDIDVIRDGDHLVFVTNDGHQ; encoded by the exons ATGGATAATCTGAGAAACAAAGGCATGTTTCGAGTATCATCAGTGTGTGGACAACAAGAAGAAGAGGTAGAACCAAAGGAAAGTAGCCATTACAGTTCATCCACCGGGATACTCCCTTCACTTGGTGCACGAAGTAATCGTAGGGTTAAGCTTAGAAGATTCATTGTTTCTCCTTATGATCGTCGTTACCG TATGGTAGGTCCTGGTTGCTTTTTGACATTATATCCTCAATACCATCCGAACTTGCTCGGAAGATCTCCCCTAAGCCATTATGTTCATATGGCTTATTCAACATGCTTCGCCTTTGGCGTCTCCGCAGAGTTAGTGCCATGTTTTCGAG ATTGGAGAAAGACAAGAACTACAACTACTTTTGGGTTAGGTGCGCGAAACTCGTTGC GTTACGCTATTTATCGTTCATTGCGCCGATGCTTCATTTATCTTATTGCTGCACAATATCATGATCTGGGAAGAACATGGATTGGAGCAGTACTCGGAGACAATTTCACTGAACAGAGTTTGTTGAGTAGATACGTGACATCAATTTACTGGTCTATCACTACACTGACTACTGTTGGCTATGGTGATATTCATCCTGTGAATACAGGGGAGATGGCATTTGACGTTTTATACATGCTCTTGAATCTTGGGTTGATAGCATATTTGATCGGAAACATGACGAACTTGGTTGTCCATCGAACCAGCCGAACTAGACTATTT AGGGATACCATTCAAGCTGCTTCGAGTTTTTCTGTTCGAAACCAATTGCCTGTCCGCCTACAAGATCAGATGCTCGCACATTTATGTCTGAAGTTCAGGACTGATTCAGAAGGGCTGCAGCAGCAAGAGACTCTCGATTCCCTTCCTAAAGCCATTCGGTCGAGCATATCACATTATCTTTTCTACTCTCTCGTGGACAACGTCTTCTTGTTTCGCGGTGTTTCTACCGACTTGCTTTTTCAG GTCTCTGAGATGAAAGCTGAATATTTTCCTCCGAAAGAAGACGTTATCCTGCAGAACGAAGCGCCTACGGACTTTTACATCCTTGTCACCGGTGCTGTG GATCTATTGGTTCTGAAAAACGGAGTTGAACAG GTTGTTGGAGAGGCAAAAGAAGGTGACATATTTGGTGAGATAGGTGTACTTTGCTACAGGCCGCAGCTCTTTACTGTACGTACAAAACGCTTGTGCCAACTACTACGGCTAAACCGAACAACATTCCTTAATATCATTCAAGCTAATGTTGGAGATGGGACAATAATCATGAACAATCTCCTCCAG CACTTGAAAGACACGGACAATCCGATTATGCAAGGCATTTTAAAAGAGACAGAGAACATGCTAGCTCGAGGAAGAATGGACTTACCTCTCAATCTTTGCTTTGCCACACTAAGAAGAGACGACTCGTTGTTGCATCGGCTATTGAAAAGAGGGCTCGATCCTAATGAGTCGGATAACAACGGAAGAACAGCTCtg CATATAGCTGCATCAAAAGGAAGTGAGAATTGCATTCTTCTCTTACTGTATTATGGTGCAGATCCTAACTATAAAG ATTCAGAAGGAATTGTACCACTATGGGAAGCATTGTTAGGTGGCCATAATAAAGTAGCCAAACTGCTGAAAGAAAATGGGGCAAACATCAATGCGGGAGATGTCGGTCACTACGCTTGCACCGCCGCCGAACAAAACAACTTAACCTTGCTGAAACAAATCATCTATTACGGCGGTGACGTCACATGCCCGAGTCACAACGGTCACACTGCTCTTCACGCTGCAGTTTGTGAAGGCAACATCGAAATCGTCAAGTTCCTTGTGGAACAAGGCGCTGACATCAACAAGCCTGACGTTCATCATTGGACACCGAGTGAGCTAGCTGAGCAACAAGGGCATGAAGAAATAAAAGCCATATTTGAATCCAGCAAAGAGCTGGAAACGAAAACTGATCAATCTTCCATGTTTGTCCCGGAGAAACAATTTCTCGGGAGGTTTACGAGTGAGCCGGTCATCCGTCCTGCACCTATTGATACTTCCGATGGATCATGTAGCCAATCCCGTCCAAGACGTCGGACTAATAACTTCCACAACTCACTATTTGGAATAATGTCGGCCGCACGCAACGGGGAGAAAGGTTTACTGCTTTCGGTTAATCGAAACAAAGGTGTCACTGATTCCATTGTTACTTCTGCTCGAGTGGTAATTAGTTGCCCCGAGATCGGACATGTCCATGGAAAGCTTATTGTTCTACCAGGGACCTTTAAGGAGTTCATTGAAATTGGTGCTAAAAAATTTGGGATTTTTGGTGCTAAAGTGGTGACCAAAGAAGGAGTTGAAATTGATGATATTGATGTTATTAGAGATGGTGATCATCTTGTTTTTGTTACCAACGATGGTCACCAATAG
- the LOC107909228 gene encoding potassium channel AKT1 isoform X1, whose translation MDNLRNKGMFRVSSVCGQQEEEVEPKESSHYSSSTGILPSLGARSNRRVKLRRFIVSPYDRRYRMVGPGCFLTLYPQYHPNLLGRSPLSHYVHMAYSTCFAFGVSAELVPCFRDWRKTRTTTTFGLGARNSLRYAIYRSLRRCFIYLIAAQYHDLGRTWIGAVLGDNFTEQSLLSRYVTSIYWSITTLTTVGYGDIHPVNTGEMAFDVLYMLLNLGLIAYLIGNMTNLVVHRTSRTRLFRDTIQAASSFSVRNQLPVRLQDQMLAHLCLKFRTDSEGLQQQETLDSLPKAIRSSISHYLFYSLVDNVFLFRGVSTDLLFQVVSEMKAEYFPPKEDVILQNEAPTDFYILVTGAVDLLVLKNGVEQVVGEAKEGDIFGEIGVLCYRPQLFTVRTKRLCQLLRLNRTTFLNIIQANVGDGTIIMNNLLQHLKDTDNPIMQGILKETENMLARGRMDLPLNLCFATLRRDDSLLHRLLKRGLDPNESDNNGRTALHIAASKGSENCILLLLYYGADPNYKDSEGIVPLWEALLGGHNKVAKLLKENGANINAGDVGHYACTAAEQNNLTLLKQIIYYGGDVTCPSHNGHTALHAAVCEGNIEIVKFLVEQGADINKPDVHHWTPSELAEQQGHEEIKAIFESSKELETKTDQSSMFVPEKQFLGRFTSEPVIRPAPIDTSDGSCSQSRPRRRTNNFHNSLFGIMSAARNGEKGLLLSVNRNKGVTDSIVTSARVVISCPEIGHVHGKLIVLPGTFKEFIEIGAKKFGIFGAKVVTKEGVEIDDIDVIRDGDHLVFVTNDGHQ comes from the exons ATGGATAATCTGAGAAACAAAGGCATGTTTCGAGTATCATCAGTGTGTGGACAACAAGAAGAAGAGGTAGAACCAAAGGAAAGTAGCCATTACAGTTCATCCACCGGGATACTCCCTTCACTTGGTGCACGAAGTAATCGTAGGGTTAAGCTTAGAAGATTCATTGTTTCTCCTTATGATCGTCGTTACCG TATGGTAGGTCCTGGTTGCTTTTTGACATTATATCCTCAATACCATCCGAACTTGCTCGGAAGATCTCCCCTAAGCCATTATGTTCATATGGCTTATTCAACATGCTTCGCCTTTGGCGTCTCCGCAGAGTTAGTGCCATGTTTTCGAG ATTGGAGAAAGACAAGAACTACAACTACTTTTGGGTTAGGTGCGCGAAACTCGTTGC GTTACGCTATTTATCGTTCATTGCGCCGATGCTTCATTTATCTTATTGCTGCACAATATCATGATCTGGGAAGAACATGGATTGGAGCAGTACTCGGAGACAATTTCACTGAACAGAGTTTGTTGAGTAGATACGTGACATCAATTTACTGGTCTATCACTACACTGACTACTGTTGGCTATGGTGATATTCATCCTGTGAATACAGGGGAGATGGCATTTGACGTTTTATACATGCTCTTGAATCTTGGGTTGATAGCATATTTGATCGGAAACATGACGAACTTGGTTGTCCATCGAACCAGCCGAACTAGACTATTT AGGGATACCATTCAAGCTGCTTCGAGTTTTTCTGTTCGAAACCAATTGCCTGTCCGCCTACAAGATCAGATGCTCGCACATTTATGTCTGAAGTTCAGGACTGATTCAGAAGGGCTGCAGCAGCAAGAGACTCTCGATTCCCTTCCTAAAGCCATTCGGTCGAGCATATCACATTATCTTTTCTACTCTCTCGTGGACAACGTCTTCTTGTTTCGCGGTGTTTCTACCGACTTGCTTTTTCAGGTG GTCTCTGAGATGAAAGCTGAATATTTTCCTCCGAAAGAAGACGTTATCCTGCAGAACGAAGCGCCTACGGACTTTTACATCCTTGTCACCGGTGCTGTG GATCTATTGGTTCTGAAAAACGGAGTTGAACAG GTTGTTGGAGAGGCAAAAGAAGGTGACATATTTGGTGAGATAGGTGTACTTTGCTACAGGCCGCAGCTCTTTACTGTACGTACAAAACGCTTGTGCCAACTACTACGGCTAAACCGAACAACATTCCTTAATATCATTCAAGCTAATGTTGGAGATGGGACAATAATCATGAACAATCTCCTCCAG CACTTGAAAGACACGGACAATCCGATTATGCAAGGCATTTTAAAAGAGACAGAGAACATGCTAGCTCGAGGAAGAATGGACTTACCTCTCAATCTTTGCTTTGCCACACTAAGAAGAGACGACTCGTTGTTGCATCGGCTATTGAAAAGAGGGCTCGATCCTAATGAGTCGGATAACAACGGAAGAACAGCTCtg CATATAGCTGCATCAAAAGGAAGTGAGAATTGCATTCTTCTCTTACTGTATTATGGTGCAGATCCTAACTATAAAG ATTCAGAAGGAATTGTACCACTATGGGAAGCATTGTTAGGTGGCCATAATAAAGTAGCCAAACTGCTGAAAGAAAATGGGGCAAACATCAATGCGGGAGATGTCGGTCACTACGCTTGCACCGCCGCCGAACAAAACAACTTAACCTTGCTGAAACAAATCATCTATTACGGCGGTGACGTCACATGCCCGAGTCACAACGGTCACACTGCTCTTCACGCTGCAGTTTGTGAAGGCAACATCGAAATCGTCAAGTTCCTTGTGGAACAAGGCGCTGACATCAACAAGCCTGACGTTCATCATTGGACACCGAGTGAGCTAGCTGAGCAACAAGGGCATGAAGAAATAAAAGCCATATTTGAATCCAGCAAAGAGCTGGAAACGAAAACTGATCAATCTTCCATGTTTGTCCCGGAGAAACAATTTCTCGGGAGGTTTACGAGTGAGCCGGTCATCCGTCCTGCACCTATTGATACTTCCGATGGATCATGTAGCCAATCCCGTCCAAGACGTCGGACTAATAACTTCCACAACTCACTATTTGGAATAATGTCGGCCGCACGCAACGGGGAGAAAGGTTTACTGCTTTCGGTTAATCGAAACAAAGGTGTCACTGATTCCATTGTTACTTCTGCTCGAGTGGTAATTAGTTGCCCCGAGATCGGACATGTCCATGGAAAGCTTATTGTTCTACCAGGGACCTTTAAGGAGTTCATTGAAATTGGTGCTAAAAAATTTGGGATTTTTGGTGCTAAAGTGGTGACCAAAGAAGGAGTTGAAATTGATGATATTGATGTTATTAGAGATGGTGATCATCTTGTTTTTGTTACCAACGATGGTCACCAATAG
- the LOC107909228 gene encoding potassium channel AKT1 isoform X4, producing the protein MDNLRNKGMFRVSSVCGQQEEEVEPKESSHYSSSTGILPSLGARSNRRVKLRRFIVSPYDRRYRMVGPGCFLTLYPQYHPNLLGRSPLSHYVHMAYSTCFAFGVSAELVPCFRDWRKTRTTTTFGLGYAIYRSLRRCFIYLIAAQYHDLGRTWIGAVLGDNFTEQSLLSRYVTSIYWSITTLTTVGYGDIHPVNTGEMAFDVLYMLLNLGLIAYLIGNMTNLVVHRTSRTRLFRDTIQAASSFSVRNQLPVRLQDQMLAHLCLKFRTDSEGLQQQETLDSLPKAIRSSISHYLFYSLVDNVFLFRGVSTDLLFQVSEMKAEYFPPKEDVILQNEAPTDFYILVTGAVDLLVLKNGVEQVVGEAKEGDIFGEIGVLCYRPQLFTVRTKRLCQLLRLNRTTFLNIIQANVGDGTIIMNNLLQHLKDTDNPIMQGILKETENMLARGRMDLPLNLCFATLRRDDSLLHRLLKRGLDPNESDNNGRTALHIAASKGSENCILLLLYYGADPNYKDSEGIVPLWEALLGGHNKVAKLLKENGANINAGDVGHYACTAAEQNNLTLLKQIIYYGGDVTCPSHNGHTALHAAVCEGNIEIVKFLVEQGADINKPDVHHWTPSELAEQQGHEEIKAIFESSKELETKTDQSSMFVPEKQFLGRFTSEPVIRPAPIDTSDGSCSQSRPRRRTNNFHNSLFGIMSAARNGEKGLLLSVNRNKGVTDSIVTSARVVISCPEIGHVHGKLIVLPGTFKEFIEIGAKKFGIFGAKVVTKEGVEIDDIDVIRDGDHLVFVTNDGHQ; encoded by the exons ATGGATAATCTGAGAAACAAAGGCATGTTTCGAGTATCATCAGTGTGTGGACAACAAGAAGAAGAGGTAGAACCAAAGGAAAGTAGCCATTACAGTTCATCCACCGGGATACTCCCTTCACTTGGTGCACGAAGTAATCGTAGGGTTAAGCTTAGAAGATTCATTGTTTCTCCTTATGATCGTCGTTACCG TATGGTAGGTCCTGGTTGCTTTTTGACATTATATCCTCAATACCATCCGAACTTGCTCGGAAGATCTCCCCTAAGCCATTATGTTCATATGGCTTATTCAACATGCTTCGCCTTTGGCGTCTCCGCAGAGTTAGTGCCATGTTTTCGAG ATTGGAGAAAGACAAGAACTACAACTACTTTTGGGTTAG GTTACGCTATTTATCGTTCATTGCGCCGATGCTTCATTTATCTTATTGCTGCACAATATCATGATCTGGGAAGAACATGGATTGGAGCAGTACTCGGAGACAATTTCACTGAACAGAGTTTGTTGAGTAGATACGTGACATCAATTTACTGGTCTATCACTACACTGACTACTGTTGGCTATGGTGATATTCATCCTGTGAATACAGGGGAGATGGCATTTGACGTTTTATACATGCTCTTGAATCTTGGGTTGATAGCATATTTGATCGGAAACATGACGAACTTGGTTGTCCATCGAACCAGCCGAACTAGACTATTT AGGGATACCATTCAAGCTGCTTCGAGTTTTTCTGTTCGAAACCAATTGCCTGTCCGCCTACAAGATCAGATGCTCGCACATTTATGTCTGAAGTTCAGGACTGATTCAGAAGGGCTGCAGCAGCAAGAGACTCTCGATTCCCTTCCTAAAGCCATTCGGTCGAGCATATCACATTATCTTTTCTACTCTCTCGTGGACAACGTCTTCTTGTTTCGCGGTGTTTCTACCGACTTGCTTTTTCAG GTCTCTGAGATGAAAGCTGAATATTTTCCTCCGAAAGAAGACGTTATCCTGCAGAACGAAGCGCCTACGGACTTTTACATCCTTGTCACCGGTGCTGTG GATCTATTGGTTCTGAAAAACGGAGTTGAACAG GTTGTTGGAGAGGCAAAAGAAGGTGACATATTTGGTGAGATAGGTGTACTTTGCTACAGGCCGCAGCTCTTTACTGTACGTACAAAACGCTTGTGCCAACTACTACGGCTAAACCGAACAACATTCCTTAATATCATTCAAGCTAATGTTGGAGATGGGACAATAATCATGAACAATCTCCTCCAG CACTTGAAAGACACGGACAATCCGATTATGCAAGGCATTTTAAAAGAGACAGAGAACATGCTAGCTCGAGGAAGAATGGACTTACCTCTCAATCTTTGCTTTGCCACACTAAGAAGAGACGACTCGTTGTTGCATCGGCTATTGAAAAGAGGGCTCGATCCTAATGAGTCGGATAACAACGGAAGAACAGCTCtg CATATAGCTGCATCAAAAGGAAGTGAGAATTGCATTCTTCTCTTACTGTATTATGGTGCAGATCCTAACTATAAAG ATTCAGAAGGAATTGTACCACTATGGGAAGCATTGTTAGGTGGCCATAATAAAGTAGCCAAACTGCTGAAAGAAAATGGGGCAAACATCAATGCGGGAGATGTCGGTCACTACGCTTGCACCGCCGCCGAACAAAACAACTTAACCTTGCTGAAACAAATCATCTATTACGGCGGTGACGTCACATGCCCGAGTCACAACGGTCACACTGCTCTTCACGCTGCAGTTTGTGAAGGCAACATCGAAATCGTCAAGTTCCTTGTGGAACAAGGCGCTGACATCAACAAGCCTGACGTTCATCATTGGACACCGAGTGAGCTAGCTGAGCAACAAGGGCATGAAGAAATAAAAGCCATATTTGAATCCAGCAAAGAGCTGGAAACGAAAACTGATCAATCTTCCATGTTTGTCCCGGAGAAACAATTTCTCGGGAGGTTTACGAGTGAGCCGGTCATCCGTCCTGCACCTATTGATACTTCCGATGGATCATGTAGCCAATCCCGTCCAAGACGTCGGACTAATAACTTCCACAACTCACTATTTGGAATAATGTCGGCCGCACGCAACGGGGAGAAAGGTTTACTGCTTTCGGTTAATCGAAACAAAGGTGTCACTGATTCCATTGTTACTTCTGCTCGAGTGGTAATTAGTTGCCCCGAGATCGGACATGTCCATGGAAAGCTTATTGTTCTACCAGGGACCTTTAAGGAGTTCATTGAAATTGGTGCTAAAAAATTTGGGATTTTTGGTGCTAAAGTGGTGACCAAAGAAGGAGTTGAAATTGATGATATTGATGTTATTAGAGATGGTGATCATCTTGTTTTTGTTACCAACGATGGTCACCAATAG
- the LOC107909228 gene encoding potassium channel AKT1 isoform X3 yields the protein MDNLRNKGMFRVSSVCGQQEEEVEPKESSHYSSSTGILPSLGARSNRRVKLRRFIVSPYDRRYRMVGPGCFLTLYPQYHPNLLGRSPLSHYVHMAYSTCFAFGVSAELVPCFRDWRKTRTTTTFGLGYAIYRSLRRCFIYLIAAQYHDLGRTWIGAVLGDNFTEQSLLSRYVTSIYWSITTLTTVGYGDIHPVNTGEMAFDVLYMLLNLGLIAYLIGNMTNLVVHRTSRTRLFRDTIQAASSFSVRNQLPVRLQDQMLAHLCLKFRTDSEGLQQQETLDSLPKAIRSSISHYLFYSLVDNVFLFRGVSTDLLFQVVSEMKAEYFPPKEDVILQNEAPTDFYILVTGAVDLLVLKNGVEQVVGEAKEGDIFGEIGVLCYRPQLFTVRTKRLCQLLRLNRTTFLNIIQANVGDGTIIMNNLLQHLKDTDNPIMQGILKETENMLARGRMDLPLNLCFATLRRDDSLLHRLLKRGLDPNESDNNGRTALHIAASKGSENCILLLLYYGADPNYKDSEGIVPLWEALLGGHNKVAKLLKENGANINAGDVGHYACTAAEQNNLTLLKQIIYYGGDVTCPSHNGHTALHAAVCEGNIEIVKFLVEQGADINKPDVHHWTPSELAEQQGHEEIKAIFESSKELETKTDQSSMFVPEKQFLGRFTSEPVIRPAPIDTSDGSCSQSRPRRRTNNFHNSLFGIMSAARNGEKGLLLSVNRNKGVTDSIVTSARVVISCPEIGHVHGKLIVLPGTFKEFIEIGAKKFGIFGAKVVTKEGVEIDDIDVIRDGDHLVFVTNDGHQ from the exons ATGGATAATCTGAGAAACAAAGGCATGTTTCGAGTATCATCAGTGTGTGGACAACAAGAAGAAGAGGTAGAACCAAAGGAAAGTAGCCATTACAGTTCATCCACCGGGATACTCCCTTCACTTGGTGCACGAAGTAATCGTAGGGTTAAGCTTAGAAGATTCATTGTTTCTCCTTATGATCGTCGTTACCG TATGGTAGGTCCTGGTTGCTTTTTGACATTATATCCTCAATACCATCCGAACTTGCTCGGAAGATCTCCCCTAAGCCATTATGTTCATATGGCTTATTCAACATGCTTCGCCTTTGGCGTCTCCGCAGAGTTAGTGCCATGTTTTCGAG ATTGGAGAAAGACAAGAACTACAACTACTTTTGGGTTAG GTTACGCTATTTATCGTTCATTGCGCCGATGCTTCATTTATCTTATTGCTGCACAATATCATGATCTGGGAAGAACATGGATTGGAGCAGTACTCGGAGACAATTTCACTGAACAGAGTTTGTTGAGTAGATACGTGACATCAATTTACTGGTCTATCACTACACTGACTACTGTTGGCTATGGTGATATTCATCCTGTGAATACAGGGGAGATGGCATTTGACGTTTTATACATGCTCTTGAATCTTGGGTTGATAGCATATTTGATCGGAAACATGACGAACTTGGTTGTCCATCGAACCAGCCGAACTAGACTATTT AGGGATACCATTCAAGCTGCTTCGAGTTTTTCTGTTCGAAACCAATTGCCTGTCCGCCTACAAGATCAGATGCTCGCACATTTATGTCTGAAGTTCAGGACTGATTCAGAAGGGCTGCAGCAGCAAGAGACTCTCGATTCCCTTCCTAAAGCCATTCGGTCGAGCATATCACATTATCTTTTCTACTCTCTCGTGGACAACGTCTTCTTGTTTCGCGGTGTTTCTACCGACTTGCTTTTTCAGGTG GTCTCTGAGATGAAAGCTGAATATTTTCCTCCGAAAGAAGACGTTATCCTGCAGAACGAAGCGCCTACGGACTTTTACATCCTTGTCACCGGTGCTGTG GATCTATTGGTTCTGAAAAACGGAGTTGAACAG GTTGTTGGAGAGGCAAAAGAAGGTGACATATTTGGTGAGATAGGTGTACTTTGCTACAGGCCGCAGCTCTTTACTGTACGTACAAAACGCTTGTGCCAACTACTACGGCTAAACCGAACAACATTCCTTAATATCATTCAAGCTAATGTTGGAGATGGGACAATAATCATGAACAATCTCCTCCAG CACTTGAAAGACACGGACAATCCGATTATGCAAGGCATTTTAAAAGAGACAGAGAACATGCTAGCTCGAGGAAGAATGGACTTACCTCTCAATCTTTGCTTTGCCACACTAAGAAGAGACGACTCGTTGTTGCATCGGCTATTGAAAAGAGGGCTCGATCCTAATGAGTCGGATAACAACGGAAGAACAGCTCtg CATATAGCTGCATCAAAAGGAAGTGAGAATTGCATTCTTCTCTTACTGTATTATGGTGCAGATCCTAACTATAAAG ATTCAGAAGGAATTGTACCACTATGGGAAGCATTGTTAGGTGGCCATAATAAAGTAGCCAAACTGCTGAAAGAAAATGGGGCAAACATCAATGCGGGAGATGTCGGTCACTACGCTTGCACCGCCGCCGAACAAAACAACTTAACCTTGCTGAAACAAATCATCTATTACGGCGGTGACGTCACATGCCCGAGTCACAACGGTCACACTGCTCTTCACGCTGCAGTTTGTGAAGGCAACATCGAAATCGTCAAGTTCCTTGTGGAACAAGGCGCTGACATCAACAAGCCTGACGTTCATCATTGGACACCGAGTGAGCTAGCTGAGCAACAAGGGCATGAAGAAATAAAAGCCATATTTGAATCCAGCAAAGAGCTGGAAACGAAAACTGATCAATCTTCCATGTTTGTCCCGGAGAAACAATTTCTCGGGAGGTTTACGAGTGAGCCGGTCATCCGTCCTGCACCTATTGATACTTCCGATGGATCATGTAGCCAATCCCGTCCAAGACGTCGGACTAATAACTTCCACAACTCACTATTTGGAATAATGTCGGCCGCACGCAACGGGGAGAAAGGTTTACTGCTTTCGGTTAATCGAAACAAAGGTGTCACTGATTCCATTGTTACTTCTGCTCGAGTGGTAATTAGTTGCCCCGAGATCGGACATGTCCATGGAAAGCTTATTGTTCTACCAGGGACCTTTAAGGAGTTCATTGAAATTGGTGCTAAAAAATTTGGGATTTTTGGTGCTAAAGTGGTGACCAAAGAAGGAGTTGAAATTGATGATATTGATGTTATTAGAGATGGTGATCATCTTGTTTTTGTTACCAACGATGGTCACCAATAG